A window of Pangasianodon hypophthalmus isolate fPanHyp1 chromosome 29, fPanHyp1.pri, whole genome shotgun sequence genomic DNA:
AAAGCTCTGCCTCCAGAGGTTCTCCCGCTCGCGGTGCGGCTTGCCGATCAGGGACGCGCCGTCCTCGGAGACGAGCAGAGGCAGGAAGTCGACGTGGAGCCGTCGCTCGGGGTCGTACTGCACCTCCAGAGAGAGCGTGAGCGCCTCCGTGTGCGACGGGACGGCGGGACGGACCACGTAGCCCAGCACGCTGCCGATCGCCGGCCAGTTCATGCTCCCCGTCACCAGCTTCTCGAACACCTCCAGCACGCTCTTCGGCGAGAGGTAACCGCCGATCAGGCAGCGGTCCCAGAAGCTGCAGCCGCGGGGGAAGTACTCCAGGTTCTCGCGCCGCACGAGCCAGAACCCGGGAAGGTTCATGATGGTCTCCTCACCGGGGATAAACGACCACAGAGTCTTCTCCAGGATCAGAGGAACCATCAGCTGAGCGTGATCCGCCGACACCACCTACAGagagatgatgaagaagaagacgatgaagacgacgatgatgatgattattattattattattattgttgtcgAGCGCTGACCTGCAGGTCGTGGTAGAGGCTGCCGCTGAGGTACATGTCTCGGAGCTGCATGTCTGGCACTTTGGTGTGGATGAAAGCTCGGAGTTCTGCGCAGATGTCGAGGGCGGCATGTCGAGCTGCCTGCTGCTCCTCGGGCGAGATGTTCACGCGCTCGTGATAGAACGCCCACAGGTGCTCCTGCAGGGACAGACGCATCCGCCCCCGCTGCAGCGCCGCTTTACTgcagctcctgctgctgctgctgggacGTCCTGCTGTTTTCCGTGGaaaatctgcacacacacacacacacacacacacacacacacacacacacacacacacacacacacgtgcgctgGATGAAGGCAGGTAGAAGTGCGCTGCAGTACAGTGAGCGTGGTGCGAGGAGTAACCGGCGCTTTACCGGGCTGAAACGAGCTGGAGGACGTGGGGAGCGTCTGCAGCGACCGACTGACGTTCTGCTTCATGTCACGGTTCAGCGTCCGCGGCGACGACCCCAGCCAGCTCGGCTCCTCCCAGCTCCTCTTTCCTGATTGGGTGGATTTCGTGGGGCTGGAGGGAGCGCTGAGGGCTCGGTCGTACATCTGAGACAAACGACACACAGGAGGAGCGTGAAGAGAGGAGTTCTGAGAGGAGAAACATCAGCAGAAACTCTACACCTGACCGGGAATCTGGAAACCGTGTACAGGACACAGGGCTCATGGATAAGAAGAATCCTCCTGGATCCTGTGGAACCTGGTAGTCTACAGATCTCATGGATCCAGGTAGCCTACAGACCTTGTGCTACAGGTAACAGGTGACCTTGGAGTAGTCTGTGGAATAGGTACTGTGTAGAACTCGTGGAAACCATAAGATCACGAAATCATTGAAAATTAGAAAAAGGAAACCTACAGAACATAAGGACTGAGTTATCTATGGAACttgttcctcacacacacactctcacactaacatacactcacgcacacacactctctcacacacactctctcacacacactctctcacacacactctctcacacacactctctcacacacactctctcacacacgcacgcacacacacacacacacgcacgcacgcacactctcacactctctcacactctctcacactctctcacacacacacgcacacacacgcacacacacgcacacacacgcacacacacgcacacacacgcacacactctcttactCTCTTCACAGCGAGTGTAGCGATGCCCAGCATGGCGGCTCCTCCGACCCCCAGCACCAGTTTGGCGTTGGAGAGCACGAAGTCGATGGCTGAGCCGAGGCCGTTGTcgtctttctttcctttccgaTCTCCGTTCACTCCCGCCATCCttcaccagagagagagagagagacagagagagagagagagagagagagagatcagagtcTGACTCGCCATTACATCAGTACTCAGCTCAGATTCATatgtttctacataaataaCTCCATCTGATCCTCAGCAGGGCCTGAATCATTCAGCCCGAGAGCGAAAGTTAGTGCACCCCAGTCAGCTCACTCCTCTGTAACCGTCATGACTACAGTGCAGTTTGTGCAGATTGTGCAGTTTGTGTACCTGCTGCTCGTTAATGCTGCTCTGGTCTAGACGAGTCCTCCCAGACGGCTGTTGAGGAAGAACTGTCCCCTCTTCAGCGCCTCCTCTTTCTCTCGATCCTCGCTGAGCGACTGGCAGCGTCTGAACTCGCGGGCGATGGCGCGTCTGTAGTAGTTGCGGTCGGTGTACTGCAGGTGGCGCCCTGCGCGGAGCAGCGCTCGGTACAGCTCCAGCACGGCGCCGCGGGACCAGCCGCCCATCGGGGAGAGCTCGcggagtcacacacacacacacacacacacacacacacacacacctacaggaCACAGAATAAAGACCAAAACATCCTCAAAGCCACGCCTTCCACAATATTACTACATAAAGACAAAACTGGATTtggtaaacaggaagtgacacaaCAGCTACCCGCATCAatcatatttcagattttttaaataaatgataaagtatctatttaaattattattatctgtttaaaatgtttatttcactgctttttttttgtccatttgtgtCTAATGCTACTCAACAATTCGAAAGAAGACttgaagctccgcccacttcatgATAATCTTCATAACATCATGCCATAGCTCACAgaaaagctttattttattttctttatatcagTTTAGGTGTCGTTATGATACACGTCAGTTTCCTTTATAAATCACGCGAACCCGAGCGCCGACTCATTAAACcatgttgtatttttaaaaccaaatttccacaaaatcaaaaaaaaaaaaaaaaaagttttgctcTGATATTTAGAACCAGAAATTTCACTTTCTAGCGCATACGTGAAATTTTACACGTTAACTCTTATCCCTAATTAGACTTTTACATCAGAAAGACttccaaaatgtttattattgttggatttatttataaaagtatatatttataaaagtatatatttaacgATGATGGAGAGTGTATGTGATTTtgctacaaacaaacaaacacagtcttcacagtgaaattaaaattaatataacaACAAAATTATGACGACAGTGAAAAAgtagatttttggttttataaagTATGCAAATGTATACTTAATTAGCATATTTAATTAGCATATTTAATTAGTCGAAGCCTCATTTACATAAACGAACGCAGATTTGTGAAGAAGCTCTGATGTAAATAGTTGTGAGAATATCAGCAGTGTGCAGCTGGTGAAGTTTCGAGTTTGTCGGTGACGTGAGGATGTTTATCCATCGCAGCCTGAGATGATtcttcagaaggtgttgattaattctctagaacagcagctctgacggtagcgcaggtttatattaatgcactcgctctgatacgtcatcgtttccatagtaacagctcgttcacagggacgtgtacggcgtACGCTCCACTGATGATaaacggattttttttttaaaaatcactgatatggtgaagttttctgtgaggagaaatgtgtttctgtaatattgatggaaggagtctccagtgtcagcgctttgtaacagtcagaggtgaagctgtaactgtaagatttctgacatcttcaggacagaggagtttacactacTTTGCTGcgtaactttgagagagagagagagagagagagagagagagaataaagagagagagagagagagaaagagagagagagagagaataaagagagagagagagagaaagagagagagagaataaagagagagagagagaaagagagagagagaataaagagtgagagagaataaagagtgagagaaagagagagagagagagaaagagagagagaaagagagagagaataagagagggagtgagagagagaataaagagagagagagagagaataaagagagagagagagagagaataaagagagagagagagagagagaataaagagagagagaataaagagagagagagagagagagagagaataaagagagagagaataaagagagagaataaagagagagagagagagaataaagagagagagagagagagagagagagagagaataaagagagagagagagagagagagagaataaagagagagagagagagagagagagagagagaataacgagaggctggtgagggaatgagtgtttgtagctgctataatgtaacttTCACggcattacatgtaactataaacggataaaaaataACGTGATGcgttcttcaataaataaaattcgtAACTGTTGGTGagtcgctgtggtgtaagaggaataaaacacaggggacgtgctgttgtaggaaaataatcaacttcagagtggaaacagtgactccgcttcatcactcGGTATTttactctaaaacacacactcactcactcacacacacacacactcacactcacactcactcactcactcactcactcacacactcactcactcactcactcactcactcactcacacactcactcactcactcactcactcacacacacactcactcactcactcactcacacacacactcactcactcactcactcactcacacactcactcactcactcactcactcacacacacactcactcactcactcactcactcactcactcacacactcactcactcactcacacactcactcactcactcacacactcactcactcactcactcactcactcacacactcactcacacacacactcacacactcacacactcacacactcacactcacacactcacacactcacacacacactcactcactcactcactcacacacacacacactcacactcacactcactcactcactcactcactcacacactcactcactcactcactcactcactcactcacacactcactcactcactcactcactcactcacacactcactcactcactcacacactcactcactcactcactcactcactcactcactcactcactcactcacacactcactcacacacacactcacacactcacacactcacacactcacacacacacactcacacacacactcactcactcactcacacacacactcacacacacactcacacacacactcacacacacactcacacacacactcacacactcacacacacactcactcacacacacactcactcacacacacactcactcacacacacactcacacacacactcactcactcacacactcacacactcacacactcacacactcactcactcacacactcactcactcactcactcacacactcactcactcactcactcacacactcactcactcacacactcactcactcactcactcactcactcactcactcacacactcactcactcactcactcacacactcactcacacacacactcactcactcacacactcactcactcactcactcacacacacactcacacactcacactcacacactcacacactcacacacacactcactcactcactcacacacacactcacacactcacacacacactcacacacacactcacacactcacacacacactcactcacacacacactcactcacacacacactcactcacacacacactcacacacacacactcactcactcactcactcactcactcactcactcacacactcactcacacacacactcactcacacacacactcactcacacacacacacactcactcacactcacacactcactcactcacacacacactcactcacactcacacactcacacactcacacacacactcactcactcactcactcactcacacactcactcactcactcactcacacactcactcacacactcacacacacactcacacactcactcacacacacactcacacactcacacactcacacactcacactcacacactcacacactcacacacacactcactcactcactcacacacacacacactcacacacacactcacacacacactcacacacacactcacacactcacacacacactcactcacacacacactcactcacacacacactcactcacacacacactcactcacacacacactcacacacacacacactcacacacacactcactcactcactcacacacacactcacacacacactcactcacacacacactcactcacacacacactcacacacacactcacacacacactcactcacacacacacacactcacacacacactcactcacacacacactcactcactcactcacacacacactcacacacacactcactcacacacacactcactcacacacacactcactcacacacacactcacacacacactcactcacacactcactcacacacactctcacacactctcacacactctcacacacacactctcacacacactctcacacacactctcacacacactctcacacacactctcacacacacacactctctcacacacacactctcacacacacactctctcacacacactctctcacacacacacacacacacacacacactctcacactctctctcacactcacacacacacactctcccacgcacacacacactctcacacacacacacacactctctcacacactctcccacgcacacacacacactctctcacgcacacacacacacactcacactcacacacacactctcacactctcacactctctcacactcacacactctcccacgcacacacacacacacacactctctcacgcacacacacacacacacacactcacacacacacacactctcccacgcacacacacactctcacactcacacacactctctcacgcacacacacactctctcacacacacacacactctctcacgcacacacacacacactctctcacgcacacacacacacactctctcacgcacacacactctcacacactctcccacactctcacactctcacacactctcacacactctcacacacacactcacagtgtttATTAGTGAAATGataggtggtgtgatgaagcggagttactgttcccactctgaagttgattattttcctctaacagcgcACCCAGGAGTGGAAGACGACTCTGCGGTTGACGTGATTGTCGTCATGATCCGCGTCTCGAATCGACGCACGATCTGagatatttactaatctagaaaactCAGAAGCGTTAGACAGCGAGACGTGTCGATCTCTCGCTCGCTCACGATTCCTCTCAGGACCTCACTTCTACACGTGGGAGAACATCAGAGGCTTCATGACGTCACATCTCACGTAATGACATCATCCCTAATCAGGCTGCACGTACAGGGAGCGATGAAAAGGATTTATTTACACCATCAGcagttaatcatttaaaaatcaacTTCAGATGAATCTTATAACACACCGAGCTCATCTACAGCAGGACTAACCGGCATCTTACCTTATtaactttcatttcatcattttaacGGCGCCGCTGCTTTAAACACAACATTTCTAACGCTATTACCATGTAATACGTCACACAGGCAGCGTTATAAACCATTTATAACAACATTACAGCGCGCGAGACACAGAGTTAGACAAACTTAACCCCTGTATTGTGTAATTtctgtaaaaacacaaacaatctgtttcagaagaaaaaaaagacaacgaTCAATTAACTCATAGtctataaaaattaattaattaataataataatttaaaaaaaacaccaaacattTAAATTGTAACCGTTACAGCTAGGTGGCTAACTCACTAGCTAGCACCTTACTCGGTGACCTTTAATAGCTAAACAACACCGGAAATAGAATTAttaaactaatatatatatctCTCACCCACAGaaacaatcatattttaatcactTTAACAGAAATGCTTACGTTTAAGGACGTTTATAAAACGTTTTGTCCTTTATTTCAAAGCGGAGCTGCTAACTCGCCTCGGCTCCGGCACCGGAAGACCAATACCACGTGACCacccgctttttttttttttaaccccagcAACAGAGAAACTACTTCCGGAGGtcaaaagtatatatttttaaactgaaaaattTACTCATATTATAATTAAACTAAACATgttgaaaaagtaaaaatcaataatgcaatgtgttgtgtttttgttttgtattacaacaacaacaacaacaaaatatgcaaataagccAGTGTGTCGTTAACCCGTCACTTATTTGCATATGATTTGCATATCAAACAGCAATTTTATCAACACAATTcttcattacatttttacatcacacTCCTTTAAAATAGTGTCTTTTTatctaattttatatatataaaaaacactaTTCACACGTGTGACAGTTTCATTGATAAAATGtcacttaaaaaatattaataaaatccaGAAAGTCACAGATATAAACACTTAAGCTTATGTGCTCGTGCATGTGGGAGTTATCAGGATAAGAACAGTTTTTATGGGCTAAAAGTAGCAATCTGTGAACACTGAACACAGACAAAAGACCCTGCGagattattaatgtgctctaaaaaagtaataataataataataataataataataataataataataaacattgtatGCAGTGAAAAAGGTGACATAGTGAGAGATATTTCAAACACAGTACAAAGagagtcagagtctgatatcagtttatccatcagtcagagtctgatatcagtctgtagatcagtcagagtctgatatcagtctatccttcagtcagagtctgatatcagtctatccatcagtcagagtctgatatcagtctatccatcagtcagagtctgatatcagtctatccatcagccagagtctgatatcagtctgtagatcagtcagagtctgatatcggtctatccatcagtcagagtctgata
This region includes:
- the mief1 gene encoding mitochondrial dynamics protein MID51, which gives rise to MAGVNGDRKGKKDDNGLGSAIDFVLSNAKLVLGVGGAAMLGIATLAVKRMYDRALSAPSSPTKSTQSGKRSWEEPSWLGSSPRTLNRDMKQNVSRSLQTLPTSSSSFQPDFPRKTAGRPSSSSRSCSKAALQRGRMRLSLQEHLWAFYHERVNISPEEQQAARHAALDICAELRAFIHTKVPDMQLRDMYLSGSLYHDLQVVSADHAQLMVPLILEKTLWSFIPGEETIMNLPGFWLVRRENLEYFPRGCSFWDRCLIGGYLSPKSVLEVFEKLVTGSMNWPAIGSVLGYVVRPAVPSHTEALTLSLEVQYDPERRLHVDFLPLLVSEDGASLIGKPHRERENLWRQSFWSAETTKLLTLDRDDNGCRCVCLKIAKAVCKLNPALTPLNASHLANAVLLLSESERDWSREALAERFTQLIRALVGHLEAGRLPCALDPKVNLLCELTPREVDELGYTLYCSLSDPESLLRTV
- the LOC128317718 gene encoding MIEF1 upstream open reading frame protein-like, whose translation is MGGWSRGAVLELYRALLRAGRHLQYTDRNYYRRAIAREFRRCQSLSEDREKEEALKRGQFFLNSRLGGLV